The Halioglobus maricola genome segment ACCGCGATACAGTTTCGGTTCCACGCCCGACGCCTGCGACCCGGTACAAACGGTATAAAATTGGGTTCGGTACGCTGGCTGCCTTTCACATTATCGCGCAGAGTCGCCAGTGCCTCATCATCCGAAATATGGGCACTGCTGAATACATAGCCATTGCCCTGACGATTGGTCAGCGGTATTTTCCACTGCCATCCAGCCTTATGAGCGATGGACCTTGTATAAGGCACCAGTTGCTGGGTGTCATCGAGTTCGCTCTGCATGGCCACCGCTCGATCACAGTGCAGCCACTCGGACCAACTCTCATAGCCGGTCTCCAAAGCACCCTCTATCAGTAGCCCACGAAAGCCCGAGCAATCGATAAACAATTCGCCCTCAAGCTTGGCGCCAGTGTCTAGCGCAAGTGAATCGATGAACCCGGTTTCAGCATTAAGTTCAACAGATTCGATCTTCGCATCAATAGCCTTAACCCCGTTCGCCAGTGCGGATTCCTTCATGACTTTGGCGAACAAGCTGGCGTCAAAGTGCAGTGCCCAGTCGAAAACCGAAAGTGGCGAGGGCGGTCGAGGTGAGGGCCGGGTGAACTTGCCGCCGTCCGCAAGGGCAACCCCAAGGGAATAATCACTGATTGGGCCGGCTTTGCCAGCGCGATGCATTTTCAACCAGTAGTGGTGGAAACCAACCTGCCGCACATCCTGGCCATACAGGCCGAAGGGGTGGTAGAAGGCGTCGCCGGGCTTGGACCAGCCATCGAAACGTATTGCCAGCTTGCAGGTACCATTGGTACGGCGCAAGACATCCTCGTCCTTGAGACCGAGAGCGCCATAGAACCTGCGTATAGAGGGTATGGTTGCTTCGCCCACGCCAATCGTGCCGATTTGCGACGACTCTACAAGGGTAATCGACAGGCCGCTATGCTTGAAATGTTCGGCGAGGTTCGCGGCTGCCATCCAGCCGGCAGTACCGCCGCCGACAATGACAAGTTGTTCAATGGGGCCCTGTTGCACCAGCAGCCTCCCGTATTTTTATCGTTAATCTACGGCGTTTTCGCTGAAATAAAAAGGCCGTGACAGCTTTCACTGTCACGGCAACTTACAAGGGTAACCCTGGTCCACCGCTAAGACCGTTTAACCCCCTGTCCGACTTAGAACTTGTAACGCAGGCCCGCGGTATATCGCGCCTCGTAGTAGTTCTGATAAGCGTACTGATCGCTCCACTCCATATAGTAATCTTCATAGGACTCGGTCACGTTTGAACCGGACATGTAGATCATGAAGTTATCGGTAAATGCCCAGCTGGCCTGGATGTCGACAAAGTCGATCTCGTCCTGCCAGACAGTCAGGTTACCGGATGTACGGCCAGTCTCAGCCAGGCGCTCGGAGCGATAGTTGTAAGCAACACGAGCCGCGAAGGGTCCGTTTTCGTACCACAACACCAGGTTAACCTGATCTTCCGAGTTCTCCGGGAAAGGCAGATCGTCGCCGCTGATATCCTGCTGGTCCTGCTCGCTAGGCGAATAGGTATAGTTTGCATCGAGACCGAAGCCCGTCAGGAAACCATCGTCCACTAGGTCACTCATGGCCAGGCGAGCTGCCAGTTCGACACCGTAGATTTCACCACCGTCACCCTGCACCAGCGTATTCACATTGGTTGTCCGGCGCACAACACCGTCGGGATCAGGGAACTGCATAGCGATCGTGCCCTGCTGAATAAAGCTCTCTACATCTACATAGA includes the following:
- a CDS encoding tryptophan halogenase family protein, translated to MQQGPIEQLVIVGGGTAGWMAAANLAEHFKHSGLSITLVESSQIGTIGVGEATIPSIRRFYGALGLKDEDVLRRTNGTCKLAIRFDGWSKPGDAFYHPFGLYGQDVRQVGFHHYWLKMHRAGKAGPISDYSLGVALADGGKFTRPSPRPPSPLSVFDWALHFDASLFAKVMKESALANGVKAIDAKIESVELNAETGFIDSLALDTGAKLEGELFIDCSGFRGLLIEGALETGYESWSEWLHCDRAVAMQSELDDTQQLVPYTRSIAHKAGWQWKIPLTNRQGNGYVFSSAHISDDEALATLRDNVKGSQRTEPNFIPFVPGRRRRAWNRNCIAVGLSSGFLEPLESTSIALIETAIDKIKLLFPDKSFRPGVIDEFNEMTALEYERVRDFIILHYKLNGRHGEPFWDQCREMEVPDTLARKMQLFKERGHLVKYRWEIFQNASWLAMYNGLNYLPDGYDPAVDHFDIAYLEKAFFEMKKSLDEGVAATPRHEDFLQEIGR